In the bacterium genome, CGCGGCGTCGTCGAGGCCGGTCGCCGCGGGGCTGGCGACGAAGAGCGGTCCGCGTCGGCCCTGGGTGAAGCGGCGCAGCGGCTCGCCGCGCCAGGGGGGGATGCCGCTGCGCACGGCGTCCTCGAGCGGCGCCTGCATCGCGCACTGGCGGAGCGCGAGCGCCAGCAGCGGCGCGGTCTGCGTGAAGTCCTCGCCGAGGACGAGGGCGGCGTCGGCGCCGGCCGCCTCGCGCAGCGTCGGCGTGCGGGCGGGGCCCCGGCGCACAATGCGGGCCGCGAGCGCGACCAGCCGGTGCTCGCGGGCCGCCATGCCGGCGAAGAACCGCTCCGGCCCGACGAGACGGCGCAGCGCGTAGTTCGCCTCGAGGGAGGCGCGCGGCGAGCCGATGCCGATCACGTTCGCGCCGAAATGCAGGCGGGCGCGCAGCCATGCCTCGACCGCCGCCGGGGCGGTCGCCACGGCCTCGGCGCCGCGGCCGGCGCGCAGCAGCGGGCGGCGCACGCGGCGCGCGTCGTTGACGAACTCGTTGCCGAAGCGGCCCCGGTCGCAGAGGAAGAAGCCGTTGACCTCGCCGTGGTAGCGGTTGCGCACGCGGCGCAGGACGCCGCCTCGCGCCCCGACGATCGTGTTGCAGCCCACGCCGCAGTGGGGGCAGATCGACGGCGCGGTGGCGAGGTCCCAGGGGCGCACGTAGCGCGCCTTGAAGGTCTTGTCGGTGAAGACGCCGGTCGGGCAGATCTCGACGAGGTTGCCGG is a window encoding:
- a CDS encoding 2Fe-2S iron-sulfur cluster-binding protein, translating into MEALGPPSAAQVTILVDGAPHRVPAGQNLLAACLSLGFEIPYFCWHPALHSVGACRQCAVKVFRDEHDAAGTIVMSCETPVAEGLRVSIADPEARAFRAAVSEWLMAGHPHDCPVCDEGGECHLQDMTVLTGHVRRRYRFDKRTHRSQDLGPFVNHEMNRCIQCFRCVRFYRDFAGGTDLDVFGAHRNLFFGRHRDGALASGLAGNLVEICPTGVFTDKTFKARYVRPWDLATAPSICPHCGVGCNTIVGARGGVLRRVRNRYHGEVNGFFLCDRGRFGNEFVNDARRVRRPLLRAGRGAEAVATAPAAVEAWLRARLHFGANVIGIGSPRASLEANYALRRLVGPERFFAGMAAREHRLVALAARIVRRGPARTPTLREAAGADAALVLGEDFTQTAPLLALALRQCAMQAPLEDAVRSGIPPWRGEPLRRFTQGRRGPLFVASPAATGLDDAA